The genomic interval CGGCGACGAAGCGTTCCCACCGCGATGAGCGACGACTACTACACGAAGGGCGATTTCGTGGACAACCGCGACGTCGGCGAGTCGTGCTTCGACCGGGGCCCGGACGACGAGATGATCGAGACGGTCGTCTCGAATGTCGAAGACCGAATATCGATGTCCGCGTCTTCGTCGACGGCGTCAACGCGATCGCCGAGAGCCTGTTCTCATCGGCAGCACGAACAAGATCGTCGAGGACTGGGAGACGGCGGTCGAGCGCGTCCGCGAGTACGCCTATCCGCTCGAGGACGCCCGCACACAGGAGGTCTACAGGCAGGGGAGCTCCATAGGCAGGAGCACCGTCGGCAAACTCGGCTCGCTCGAACGCGAGCGGGTCGACGACCGGACCCAACTCGTGTTGATCGACGAGTCGCACGGCTTCTAATCGCGAGCGGTCGGGACGGGACCCGAACCGCCTGCAGCACGCTTTTGATCGACAGTCCGCTAGCGAAAGTCGAGTCAACGGTTCGCCAATGGCCACCTCTACCAACGATTCCGGCTCCGGCGACGGCTTCGTCCCCTTCTTCCGCCGCTACACTAAGACCTGGATCCACGCGGTCGCGACGGCCGGGCTGACCGCGTTCGGGACGCTGACCATCGTTCACCGCTGGTTCGTCGTCCTCGCGCTGGCCTCGTACGTCGTGCCGCCGGTCGTGCTGTACCTCCGCCAGGCGCGGTCCGCTCGCGATCGAGCCGGCGACGAGGACGCAGCGGCCTCGACCGACCGAACGGATCGGGAACCGACCGGGCGCGAGTCGGAAGCGGTCGGTGCTCGCGACCCGGCGAGAGACGTAGACCGGGAACCGAAACCGGGAACCGAGACGGAACCCGCGGCACCCGACCGGGCGGCGGCCGCCACCGAGACCGGCGAACGCGACGAACCGGCTGGAACCGACGAGCCGGTTAAATCCGCCCAAACCGCCGAGACCGCCGAAACCGCCGGAACGACCGCTACTGACGCGACGGCAGGGCTCAGCGAGACCGACGAGAGCACGAGTACGGGTGCGCGACCGGACGAAAGCGAATCCGAAGGGGAAGGCGAGAGCGGCGACGGCGATCGAACCGAACCCGTCGGCTGGCACCCCGTCGATACCCCGACCGAGGCGACGCTTCGCGACGTCAGCGTTACGAAAACGGGCCCGTACGCGGTCGGTGACGGCGGCGTCGTCATCGCCGCCGATCGCGGTGGCGGGAGGACCGTTGGCGGCGACGGCAGCGACGACTGGACGGTCGTCCTCGCAGATGGCCCGGGCGCCGCCGGATCGGACCTCCGAGGCGTCGACGCGACGGCGGACGGCGAGGTCGTCTGGGTCGCGGGCGACAGCGGCGCGGTCGGCCGGATCGAGACCGAAACCGGCCGTCACACCGACTACACGGCGCCCGATGACATCACCGACAACTGGCTCGGAGTCGCGGTCGGCGGCCCGAGCGGCGACGAGACGGTGCTGCTGATAAACGGCTCCGGGGCGGTCTGCCGCGGGCGCTACCGCGACGGCGAGCCCTCGTGGGACGACCCCGTGAAACCGGGCAGCGGCTCGAGCCTGAGCGGGGTCGCCCTGGCCGACGCGTCGGTCGGCTACTGCTGCGACACGAACGACGGCGTCTTCGAGACAACCGACGGCGGCGACTCGTTTGCCCGGGTCGGGATCGACGGCGCCGACGGAACGCTGTCGGGCGTCGCGACGGCCGGCCGGAGCGACTGCCTCGTCAGCGCGGACGACGGCGTCGTTCACCGCTACGACGGGTCGACGTGGACGCCCGAACGGGTCTCCGACGGCGCGCTGTCGGGCCTCGCCAGGCGGACCGGAGACGACGGCGATGGCGGCGACCGCGACGGTGAGACGATCGCCTGCGGCGCAGGCGGGGAGATCTACGAACGCCGCGGCGCGACCGCCTGGGAGCGGGTCGACGCCGACGCGCCCGGATCGCTGCTCGCCGTCTCGCTGGCTCCCGAGGGCAGCCTGGCGGTCGCGGTCGGCGAGGACGGGACCGCGGTCGAGCGACGTGGAGGCGGCTGACGGACGAGCAACGACGGCGGACGGTCGCCCGCGGCGACAGACGACCGCGTCAACCGATTTGTTGACCTGTCAAAATTGGCATATTCAGGCCGAATCGGCTTTTCGCTCCCGGACGGAGTTGCAGTCGTCGCGATCGGATAGCGGGGCGTCTTCGACCGCCCCGTTGCCGGCGTGACGCGCCCCGACCATGAGCCCCCAAACCCGAACGGCGACGCGATACACCGTCCGCACGTTCGAGCCCGGCGACCGAGAGACGTTCCTGTCGCTGTACGATAGCGTGTTCGGCCGAGACAGGAGCGCCGAGTGGTTCCGCTGGAAGTTCCGCGAGAACCCGTACGTCGATCACGTCCCGATCGTCGTGGCGACCGCGGACGGTGAGCCCGTCGGCTTCCGGTCGTTGTTCGCACAGGAGATGCGCGCCGGCGAGACCGTCCTGCCCGCGTTCCAAC from Natrinema salifodinae carries:
- a CDS encoding WD40/YVTN/BNR-like repeat-containing protein, with translation MATSTNDSGSGDGFVPFFRRYTKTWIHAVATAGLTAFGTLTIVHRWFVVLALASYVVPPVVLYLRQARSARDRAGDEDAAASTDRTDREPTGRESEAVGARDPARDVDREPKPGTETEPAAPDRAAAATETGERDEPAGTDEPVKSAQTAETAETAGTTATDATAGLSETDESTSTGARPDESESEGEGESGDGDRTEPVGWHPVDTPTEATLRDVSVTKTGPYAVGDGGVVIAADRGGGRTVGGDGSDDWTVVLADGPGAAGSDLRGVDATADGEVVWVAGDSGAVGRIETETGRHTDYTAPDDITDNWLGVAVGGPSGDETVLLINGSGAVCRGRYRDGEPSWDDPVKPGSGSSLSGVALADASVGYCCDTNDGVFETTDGGDSFARVGIDGADGTLSGVATAGRSDCLVSADDGVVHRYDGSTWTPERVSDGALSGLARRTGDDGDGGDRDGETIACGAGGEIYERRGATAWERVDADAPGSLLAVSLAPEGSLAVAVGEDGTAVERRGGG